GTATTAATCGCTGTTGAGCCGCCGATAGTTCCCGAAGTGACCGCATCACCGGAAACTTTGCCTGCCGTTGAGATCGTTGCGAGTTTGCTGTCAGCAATCGCGGCGCCCGCTGCGATATCGGCATTAACGATGGTGCCGTCATCAATTTTAGAGGATGTGACCGCTCCATCGACGATCTTGTTTGTGGAAACAGTGTTGTCGTTTAAAGTCACGGTGGCAGTAGGACTTCCACTCGACGACACATCTCCGCTTAATCCCGTTAAAGCACCCGTGGTTCCTTGATCATCCGCCGGAGCCCATTGGGTGCCGTTGTACTTTAGAACTTTTCCGCTGGCGATGCCCGTCATATCGACAGCAACACCTTTGATTTTATCAACGCTTGTGGCGGTTTGCGCACCGGAAACATCGCCACTCAGATTGCCCGTAAAACCCGCGGCACTTCCTGCAATATTTCCTGTAACATTGCTTCCTGAAACGGAAGGGGCCGTACATTCAAAAGTCCCTGCTGGGGCGATATGGCGCAGGTACTCTCCGGCACCACAAAAAGGAAGGTCTGCTTTTGCCACGAAATCCGCAGCAGCATACGTTCCCAGTTTTTGCGCAGTCTGCGCCACCTTCGCATGTCCAGCAAATGGGACAGAGCGAATCTCACTGTCGGGTGTAATGAGCTTCCAGCCGGTGCCATCGTAAAATTGCACGCGCAACACGCGTTTATCGTCGGTGAGGGGAGTATAGACGCCACCGCCTTCACAGTTAAATGTCGTCGCGTTGTCAAAGCTGTCTAAGAGTTTAAAACCCGCAGCCGCTGGATAATTTTTCGTACCCGTACCGATCGGCACGTCAAAGACGCCGCCAGAGTTACGCATATCCACAGCACTTGAAGTTTCACGATAAAGCGCACAGCTTCCTGTCGGATTCATGATCGTAAATTCGAATTGAACGCCATTGACTTCAAGAGCATCGCCTTGCGCATTTTTTATTCGCCCTTGATAAGTGAGCGATCCCGGAGCGGCAAAAGCCAAAGAAGAATTTATGAGTATTAAAATGAATATGCCGATGACGTTCCGTTTTTTCATAAGGATTATATCGGCAGAAACAATCTTATTATTCAGTTCTTTACAGGAAAATCATGTCGATTTGAGAATATGTGAGGATCGCTGGTGAAATTAGGCCAAAGGTTGCGCCATTGGCAATTTTAACACCACCCGTGTTCCACGAGGTTTGCCGGACGTCGCAGTTTCATGCGATGTGATCTCAATCGTTCCGTTCATCATTTGTAGGTACTCTCGGACCAAAGGCATTCCGTATCCTGTGCCTTTTTCACCTTGTGTGCCTACACGTGTGGTTTGTGCGTTGATATTGAAAATCTGCCCCAGGATAGCTGTAGGAATCCCGATGCCATAATCTTGAATCTCAATGACGACCTCGCTGTCTATTGTATAGGCGCGAAGGTCAATGCGATCACCAGGGTGCGAGAATTTAATGGCATTGTTCACGAGATTGACCAGGACGACGTTGCTTAAGATCGTTTTTTCGCCGTTGATCAGCATTCGGTCGCGGGAAATATCCAAAGATAGTTTGATCCCTTTTTGCTGAGCCAGGCCCAGAGTGCTTTCATAGACCTCATGAAGAACCAAAGTTAGAGAAATCGGTTTTAACGGCAAAGCCGCTTTACCGTCTTTGACGGCTTTTAAATGGCGCACTTGGGCAAGCAGGTTGTTGATATCGTCTACGGCCTTCTCGATTTTTTCAAATTCAAGACTGCTGACGTTTTCCCGGTCTTCCTTGGCTTTCACAAGATTGTAGGTCATCGAAGACAAAGTGTTGGCGATATCGTGAATCAAGACACGCAGGAGGTTTTCGATATCGAGGTTCTTCTCCATCAGGCGTTTCATGAAGCGTTCTTCGCCCATGATATATTGATGCGTCGTAAAACAAGAGAAGATCAGAAAGGTCACAAGATTAAAAAGTTTCTCCCGGCCATAATTGCCATATTCGCCGATAACATTCGGCCCCAGGCTGTTGGCTTTCAAGTACCAAAAGAAAAGAATGATAGCGCCAACGATGACGTAACCGGTAACAGCTCCCTTCAGGCCTATTAAAATACCCAGCACCAACGGAATGGCGGCGAGCCAGAAGACACCGGGGGCGTCGCCGCCTCCAGACGTCCAAAGAAGGTAGGTGAGCATAAAGATCGCAACAGCCCCCAAAGTGGCGGCGGCATAAAGATAGCTTTTTGATAAACGTAAAACCAGGGGCGGGAGTATGGCGAATGCTAACCAGCCCGGGATGATCACAGGATTGTAGTCGTAAACTTTGTATTCGAAATTGTACTTGATGACATAGACGAGGCAGACGGCGATACCAATGAAGTAGATGACTTTGAAATAAGTCAGTCTTTTTTTGTAGGCATCCTCTGATGTAAATTCTAAGTCGTGCATTCAACGGTCTTTCGCTAGAACTTCTAAATACCTATCGGTTCTATACTAAAAGACACAAAGATATTTCACTAATGTAATTTTGTTTACTGTCTTAGATTGAAACAACCGATTGAAGAACTTCATACTGATGTTTGAGATTTACGAAATCTTGTGCGTTTCCGCCGTGGTCGGGGTGCAGAATCAGCGCAGCTTGGCGGAACGCTTTCTTAAGCTCGGTCGCCGTGAACCCTTCCGACAGATCGTGAATCCATGACTTCATGAACTCGTAAGCCTGGCGTTGGCTGGGGGAGAAACTGTGCGGTTTTCTTTGTGGACGAACTTTAGGGGCGGGATAATGTCCACGAGGTGTTTGCAACTCCACGCGACCGATTTGTCCAAGCAAATAAGCTAGATGGGCCGGGTCGGAGTTGAGGTGAGAAGCTTCATTTCCGAGGGAAGAAGCGGTGTTTTGACCCATTTTCTCTCGAAGAATTTGTTTGAAGCTTGCTTGAAAACTCATGCTTTTCCTATCGGTTTGCATGGCGGAAACCGCAGTCCAGAAGGGGTTTTCCGAGGGAAAACGGTCCTTCTGCCGAGGGAAAAAGGGCTGTTTCCCAGGGGAAAAGCCGATTTCTAGAGGGAAAAATGCAAAAAAATGCATGAACCCCTCATTTTTTTTTGGACAAACACCTGGACTTAGATACACACTAAGTCCATTCGTATAAACGAGACTAAAAACCTAACGGAGGAATTTAGAATGGCAAAAGCTAAGAAAGCTACTACGAAAAAAGCTGCAGCTAAGAAAGCTGCTCCAAAAAAAGCTGCTAAAAAAGCAGCTCCAAAGAAAGCCGCTGCTCCTAAAAAAGCTGCGAAAAAAGCTGCTCCAAAAGCAAAATCTGCTCGTAAACCAAACGCAGCATTCATGAAAGCGTTGACTCCATCTGCAGCTTTGGCAGCAGTTGTAGGCGCTTCTCCAATGCCACGTACTGAAGTTGTTAAAAAACTTTGGGCTTACATCAAGAAGAACAATCTTCAAGACACTAAGAACAGAAGAAACATCAACGCTGATGCAAAACTTAAAGAAGTTTTCGGCGGTAAAACGACTGTTTCTATGTTCGATATGACTAAGCTTGTTTCTAAGCACCTTAAGTAGTCTTAGAATCAGCCTTAAGCTGAACTAGATTCAAAAGCCCAGGGGAAACCTTGGGCTTTTTCTTTTTTAAAGGGATCTTGGTCCACGATCTCCCTATATCTGTCCTATCCAAGGACCAGCCTCTGTGTTATAAATCCCCTCTATGGGAATTAAGCCTCTTTCACTTGAAGAAATTAAGAAAATGACCGTCGCGTGCCGTATCGCTGCTGACACTCTCACTTACCTTGAGAAGTACATCAAGGTGGGTATGACGACGAACGAGATTGATCAGCTTTGTTATGATTTTATGGCATCCAAAGGAGCGAAATCCGCTTGTTTGGGTTATCACGGTTACCCGAAATACACCTGCACTTCGGTGAATGAAGTTGTTTGTCACGGAGTTCCCGACGACAAAACAATTTTGAAAGATGGCGACATTATCAACGTCGACGTGACAGCTTGGATTGACGGCTTTTTCGGGGATACTTCGCGAATGTACATGATCGGGAACGTTTCTGAGGAAGCTAAAGACCTTGTCGAAACAGCGCGCATGGCTCGCGATCGCGGTATCGAAGCTATTGCTCCTGGCGGTTGGACAGGGGATATTGGTTTTGAGACCAATAAACTTGTGACTCGCAAAGGTTACTCTGTTGTGCGCGAAATCGGCGGGCACGGTGTCGGCCGCACTTTCCATGACGAGCCTTTTGTTCCCGCGTTCGGTAAAAAAGGCAAAGGCGAGCGCTTGGTTCCCTTCCACTGCATTACGGTCGAACCGATGGTCAACCAAGGCACCGACGAAGTCGTGGAATTCGCCATTCCCGGCTCCAGCATCAAGTACTACCATACTGCGGATGGTCTATTATCCGCACAGTTTGAACATACCGTGCTTGTAACAGATACTGGTTACGAAATTTTGACTTTATCGTAACCGCCACGCGAGCAGAGTGCAGGGCCGCTAGGCCCGGAACTGAAGCAGTACTTAATTAGATTTTTAGACTTTATTACAAACCAAAGGATTAACTAATGTCTCTAACGACAACGAATGGAAAGTCCCTTATGAAGAAAAATGCAAAAGCCGCTTCTAAGACGGCAGCAAAAACTCCTGTTGTAGACTATGCAGTCTGCAAAGAAGCTATGGAGAACCCAGAAGTTTTCGCTAAATTGGCGAAATGGGGTCGTGAAGAAATCAAGATTGCTGAAACTGAAATGCCTGGTTTGATGGCTCTTCGTAAAGAGTTCGGCAAACAAAAGCCTTTGAAAGGCGCACGCATCTCTGGTTGCCTTCACATGACAATCCAAACAGCGGTTCTTATCGAAACGCTTGTTGAGCTTGGTGCGGAAATTCGTTGGTCTTCTTGCAACATCTTCTCTACGCAAGACCATGCAGCTGTTGCGATCGCAGCAGCGGGCATCCCGGTATTTGCTTGGAAAGGTTTGACAGAGCAAGAGTTCAACTGGTGTATCGAACAAACAATCGTGGGCTGGGGCAAAGAAGGCTTCAACATGATCTTGGACGACGGTGGTGATCTAACGAACATGATGCACGAGCCGCGTTTCGCAAAAGAGATGAAGAAAATCATCGGTATCTCTGAAGAGACAACAACAGGCGTTCACAATCTTGAAGTTCTTTTGAAAGCAGGCAAATTGAAAGTTCCTGCGATCAACATCAATGACTCTGTAACGAAGTCTAAATTCGACAACTTGTATGGCTGCCGCGAATCTCTAGCCGACGGTATCAAGCGTGCAACGGATGTGATGGTTGCGGGTAAAATCGTGGTTGTAGCTGGTTACGGCGACGTAGGTAAAGGTTCTGCTCACTCTATGCGTGGTTTGGGCGCGCGCGTTCTTATCACTGAGATCGATCCTATCTGTGCATTGCAAGCAGCAATGGAAGGTTTCGAAGTGACGACGATGGATGAAGCAGCGAAAGTCGCTGACATCTTCGTAACGGCAACGGGCTGTTGCGATATCATCACTGACAAACACTTCAACATGATGAAGAACAACGCCATCGTATGTAACATCGGTCACTTCGACATCGAAATCGACATGGCGTGGTTGAATAAGAACTCAAAAATCCGTGAAGTAAAACCACAAGTGGATATCCACACTTTGAAAAACGGAAAACAAATCATCGTTCTTGCAAAAGGCCGTTTGGTGAATTTGGGCTGTGCTACGGGCCACCCAAGCTTCGTTATGAGCAACTCAT
This region of Bdellovibrio sp. 22V genomic DNA includes:
- a CDS encoding HAMP domain-containing sensor histidine kinase yields the protein MHDLEFTSEDAYKKRLTYFKVIYFIGIAVCLVYVIKYNFEYKVYDYNPVIIPGWLAFAILPPLVLRLSKSYLYAAATLGAVAIFMLTYLLWTSGGGDAPGVFWLAAIPLVLGILIGLKGAVTGYVIVGAIILFFWYLKANSLGPNVIGEYGNYGREKLFNLVTFLIFSCFTTHQYIMGEERFMKRLMEKNLDIENLLRVLIHDIANTLSSMTYNLVKAKEDRENVSSLEFEKIEKAVDDINNLLAQVRHLKAVKDGKAALPLKPISLTLVLHEVYESTLGLAQQKGIKLSLDISRDRMLINGEKTILSNVVLVNLVNNAIKFSHPGDRIDLRAYTIDSEVVIEIQDYGIGIPTAILGQIFNINAQTTRVGTQGEKGTGYGMPLVREYLQMMNGTIEITSHETATSGKPRGTRVVLKLPMAQPLA
- a CDS encoding J domain-containing protein is translated as MSFQASFKQILREKMGQNTASSLGNEASHLNSDPAHLAYLLGQIGRVELQTPRGHYPAPKVRPQRKPHSFSPSQRQAYEFMKSWIHDLSEGFTATELKKAFRQAALILHPDHGGNAQDFVNLKHQYEVLQSVVSI
- a CDS encoding SWIB/MDM2 domain-containing protein — encoded protein: MAKAKKATTKKAAAKKAAPKKAAKKAAPKKAAAPKKAAKKAAPKAKSARKPNAAFMKALTPSAALAAVVGASPMPRTEVVKKLWAYIKKNNLQDTKNRRNINADAKLKEVFGGKTTVSMFDMTKLVSKHLK
- the map gene encoding type I methionyl aminopeptidase, yielding MGIKPLSLEEIKKMTVACRIAADTLTYLEKYIKVGMTTNEIDQLCYDFMASKGAKSACLGYHGYPKYTCTSVNEVVCHGVPDDKTILKDGDIINVDVTAWIDGFFGDTSRMYMIGNVSEEAKDLVETARMARDRGIEAIAPGGWTGDIGFETNKLVTRKGYSVVREIGGHGVGRTFHDEPFVPAFGKKGKGERLVPFHCITVEPMVNQGTDEVVEFAIPGSSIKYYHTADGLLSAQFEHTVLVTDTGYEILTLS
- the ahcY gene encoding adenosylhomocysteinase, whose protein sequence is MSLTTTNGKSLMKKNAKAASKTAAKTPVVDYAVCKEAMENPEVFAKLAKWGREEIKIAETEMPGLMALRKEFGKQKPLKGARISGCLHMTIQTAVLIETLVELGAEIRWSSCNIFSTQDHAAVAIAAAGIPVFAWKGLTEQEFNWCIEQTIVGWGKEGFNMILDDGGDLTNMMHEPRFAKEMKKIIGISEETTTGVHNLEVLLKAGKLKVPAININDSVTKSKFDNLYGCRESLADGIKRATDVMVAGKIVVVAGYGDVGKGSAHSMRGLGARVLITEIDPICALQAAMEGFEVTTMDEAAKVADIFVTATGCCDIITDKHFNMMKNNAIVCNIGHFDIEIDMAWLNKNSKIREVKPQVDIHTLKNGKQIIVLAKGRLVNLGCATGHPSFVMSNSFTNQVLAQMELFNNRDKYENIAVYRLPKHLDEKVAALHLDKLGVKLTKLTGKQAKYLHMSPQGPFKPEHYRY